The Caproicibacterium lactatifermentans genome contains a region encoding:
- the ptsP gene encoding phosphoenolpyruvate--protein phosphotransferase codes for MKEKIYHGIGVSEGIRVGKALVYGSRVLPHADRTITAEEVPAELERLQNAVEQAKKEVDRLIVCASSQLKGTEAEVIRGQKTFLSDPAFCPAMKKLVKEKQYAPEKAVRAVTEQYASLFANMDNAYMRERAADVRDAGRRLLRYLTGSETVHLKHLTEPVILVADDLSPSDTIQFDRSCILAFATQKGGKTSHTSIFAKSLGIPAIVGIPNLLEQIKTGDTVILDGQQGTFTLSPTPQTTEVYSARIKREEERKERYMQASRQNAHTLDGKRIVAAANIGSAADAQNSLAMGAEGAGLFRTEQMYLSRSSAPTEEEQFAVYKKVAKIYGHRRVIVRTLDIGGDKEVDYLGIAKESNPFLGCRAIRYCLRNEHVFLTQLRAILRASVYGSIAVMFPMISGLQELRRAKDMLQKAKEQLKALHLPFDESIPVGIMVEVPAAAIMSDILAKEVDFFSIGTNDLVQYTLAVDRGNETISYLYDYFDPAVIRLIQHTSQAAHTAGIPLGMCGAMAGDPLAVPLLVGLGLNELSMPAGSLPQVKYLMGRLSAGSCRRLTEQVMSCRTAQQVRLVLQDYQNKNKE; via the coding sequence ATGAAAGAAAAAATCTATCACGGAATCGGTGTTTCTGAGGGAATCCGTGTTGGAAAGGCGCTGGTGTATGGCAGCAGGGTCCTGCCCCATGCGGACCGGACCATTACAGCGGAAGAAGTACCGGCGGAACTGGAACGCCTGCAAAACGCTGTTGAACAGGCGAAAAAAGAAGTGGACCGGCTTATTGTCTGCGCTTCATCTCAGCTGAAAGGAACTGAAGCGGAGGTCATTCGGGGACAAAAAACCTTTTTGTCGGACCCGGCTTTCTGCCCGGCGATGAAAAAACTGGTGAAAGAGAAACAATACGCACCAGAAAAAGCCGTCCGAGCCGTCACGGAACAGTATGCTTCTTTATTTGCAAATATGGACAACGCGTATATGCGGGAACGTGCCGCAGATGTACGGGACGCTGGCCGGCGTCTGCTGCGGTACCTTACGGGCAGTGAAACAGTGCATTTAAAACATCTGACCGAGCCGGTTATCCTGGTCGCAGACGACCTCTCGCCGTCCGACACCATTCAGTTTGACCGCAGCTGTATCCTTGCATTTGCCACACAGAAAGGGGGAAAAACCTCCCACACCTCTATTTTTGCGAAGTCGCTGGGCATTCCAGCCATAGTTGGAATCCCAAATTTACTGGAGCAGATAAAAACCGGAGATACGGTGATTCTAGATGGACAGCAAGGAACTTTTACGTTGTCACCGACCCCACAAACTACTGAGGTCTATTCCGCAAGAATAAAAAGAGAGGAGGAGAGAAAAGAGCGGTATATGCAGGCATCCAGACAGAATGCACACACCTTGGACGGAAAGCGCATAGTTGCCGCAGCCAATATCGGTTCGGCCGCGGATGCGCAGAATTCACTTGCAATGGGTGCAGAAGGCGCAGGCTTGTTCCGTACAGAACAGATGTATTTGTCCCGCAGTTCTGCCCCGACAGAGGAAGAACAGTTTGCCGTTTATAAGAAGGTAGCAAAAATTTATGGCCACCGGCGCGTGATTGTGCGTACACTGGATATCGGTGGCGATAAAGAAGTAGATTATTTGGGAATTGCCAAGGAAAGCAATCCGTTTCTTGGTTGCCGCGCCATTCGCTACTGTTTAAGGAACGAGCATGTTTTTCTTACACAGTTGCGGGCCATTTTAAGGGCTTCTGTTTATGGCAGCATTGCGGTTATGTTCCCTATGATTTCCGGCCTGCAGGAACTACGGCGGGCAAAGGATATGCTGCAAAAAGCAAAAGAACAGCTGAAGGCATTGCACCTGCCATTTGATGAGTCCATTCCAGTTGGAATTATGGTAGAAGTTCCTGCCGCGGCTATTATGTCGGATATTCTTGCAAAAGAAGTTGACTTTTTCAGTATCGGTACAAACGATTTGGTGCAGTATACATTGGCAGTGGACCGTGGAAACGAGACCATATCCTATTTATATGATTATTTTGACCCGGCAGTTATTCGTCTGATACAGCATACTTCACAGGCTGCGCACACAGCCGGCATTCCACTGGGTATGTGTGGTGCCATGGCGGGAGACCCGCTGGCAGTACCGTTACTAGTGGGGCTGGGACTGAATGAATTGAGTATGCCGGCCGGGTCGCTTCCACAGGTAAAGTATTTGATGGGCCGGCTGTCAGCAGGCAGCTGCCGCCGCTTGACTGAGCAGGTGATGTCCTGCCGCACCGCACAGCAGGTACGACTGGTCCTGCAGGACTATCAGAATAAAAACAAAGAATGA
- a CDS encoding zinc-binding dehydrogenase codes for MKTRAVRLYGANDLRTEEFDLPDIKDDEILVKVVSDSICMSTYKCAILGKAHKRVPQNVDTHPTIMGHEFAGDIVKVGKKHQNEFQPGMKFAQQPALNYKGTMWSPGYSYEFFGGDCTYCIIPPEVMELGCLIPYTGRAYYEASLAEPMSCCIGAMHACFHTEMGSYIHSMGTKENGTMALLAAAGPMGMGAVDYALHSGRNPRLLVVADISKERLERASRMFSAEDAAKIGTEIHFVNIAGEDNPAALLRKYAPDGYDDVFAFAPVTSVCELASAVLGRDGCLNFFAGPTDKKFSAKLNYYDVHYNSAHVIGTTGGNMSDLKESLRLSSAGQTNPAVMVTHVGGLNVAAETTLNLPKIPGGKKLIYTHLNMPLTAISDFPKIGEKDPRFAALAEITEAHNGLWCPEAEEYLLKNCKQD; via the coding sequence ATGAAAACAAGAGCAGTGCGTTTGTACGGCGCAAATGATCTTCGTACAGAAGAATTTGACCTTCCAGATATTAAAGACGATGAAATCCTTGTGAAAGTTGTTTCTGACAGCATTTGCATGTCTACTTATAAATGCGCGATTCTGGGAAAGGCACATAAGCGTGTGCCGCAGAATGTGGATACACACCCGACAATTATGGGACATGAATTTGCCGGTGATATTGTCAAGGTCGGCAAAAAACATCAGAATGAATTCCAGCCGGGTATGAAATTCGCACAGCAGCCGGCTTTAAACTATAAAGGCACCATGTGGAGCCCGGGATATTCTTATGAATTTTTTGGCGGCGACTGCACATATTGCATCATTCCGCCGGAGGTGATGGAGCTGGGCTGCCTGATTCCGTATACCGGCCGTGCTTATTATGAAGCTTCTTTGGCGGAGCCGATGTCGTGCTGCATTGGCGCTATGCACGCTTGCTTCCATACAGAAATGGGCAGCTATATACACAGTATGGGAACAAAGGAGAATGGCACCATGGCACTGCTGGCGGCGGCTGGACCAATGGGTATGGGCGCTGTTGATTATGCACTGCACAGTGGCCGCAACCCCCGTTTGTTGGTGGTTGCTGATATCAGCAAAGAACGTCTGGAGCGCGCATCAAGAATGTTTTCTGCGGAGGATGCTGCGAAAATCGGAACGGAAATTCATTTTGTAAATATTGCCGGAGAAGATAATCCAGCGGCTCTGCTGCGGAAGTATGCACCGGATGGATATGACGATGTGTTTGCCTTTGCGCCGGTCACTTCTGTGTGTGAGCTGGCCTCTGCAGTGCTGGGCCGCGATGGCTGCCTTAATTTCTTTGCAGGTCCGACAGATAAAAAGTTTTCGGCAAAACTCAACTACTATGATGTCCACTATAATTCGGCCCATGTTATTGGTACAACCGGCGGAAATATGAGCGATTTAAAGGAATCCCTGCGCCTGTCCTCTGCTGGGCAGACCAATCCTGCCGTGATGGTTACTCATGTTGGAGGTTTGAATGTTGCAGCGGAAACAACATTGAACCTGCCGAAAATCCCGGGTGGAAAAAAGCTGATTTATACGCATTTGAATATGCCGTTGACTGCTATTTCAGATTTCCCGAAGATTGGAGAAAAAGACCCACGCTTTGCCGCACTGGCAGAGATTACCGAGGCACATAATGGTCTTTGGTGCCCAGAAGCGGAAGAATATCTGCTGAAAAATTGCAAACAGGACTGA
- the pfkB gene encoding 1-phosphofructokinase, whose product MLYTVTVNPALDKTVEIPNFSVGEVNRIQTMRADVGGKGINVSKCIAVLGGDTTALALLGGSVGKGMLAFLQQQPHIEPLSIETAGQTRTNLKIIDSVRGVNTDINEPGPAVSGREFADLQNLLLERLQPGDIVVLAGSLPTEAPVSLYRDWAVRCKQEGAQVFLDADGEPLKLGVEAKPDLIKPNKEELEALVGTHLLGEKDILRAARMLMKHGVGRVVVSLGSDGALFCSSESTLRASALQVPVKSTVGAGDSMVAALAYGSMQRMSWEEQAKLSVAFSAASVMCDGTQAPELKTVKKLYKKVVITEVA is encoded by the coding sequence ATGCTGTATACTGTAACCGTTAATCCGGCTTTGGACAAGACCGTGGAAATTCCGAATTTCTCCGTGGGGGAAGTAAACCGCATTCAGACCATGCGTGCTGATGTCGGCGGCAAGGGAATTAATGTTTCCAAATGTATTGCTGTGTTGGGCGGTGATACCACCGCATTGGCATTGCTGGGTGGCAGCGTGGGGAAAGGGATGCTTGCTTTCCTGCAGCAGCAGCCCCATATAGAGCCGCTGTCAATAGAAACTGCCGGACAAACGCGCACAAACCTGAAAATTATCGACTCGGTGCGCGGTGTGAATACCGATATTAACGAACCGGGACCAGCGGTTTCCGGCAGAGAATTTGCGGATTTGCAGAATCTGCTGCTGGAACGTCTGCAGCCGGGGGATATAGTTGTTTTGGCCGGCAGCCTGCCGACAGAGGCGCCCGTTTCCCTTTATCGGGACTGGGCGGTGCGCTGCAAACAGGAAGGCGCGCAGGTTTTTCTGGATGCAGACGGTGAACCACTGAAACTGGGAGTGGAAGCAAAACCAGACCTTATCAAGCCAAACAAAGAAGAACTGGAGGCACTGGTGGGGACACATCTGCTGGGTGAAAAGGATATTCTGCGTGCGGCACGAATGCTGATGAAACATGGTGTCGGCCGTGTTGTGGTTTCACTGGGCAGCGACGGTGCACTGTTCTGTTCATCGGAAAGCACGCTGCGGGCTTCTGCCCTGCAGGTGCCGGTAAAGAGCACAGTTGGCGCCGGCGATTCTATGGTTGCGGCACTGGCCTATGGTTCCATGCAGAGAATGAGCTGGGAAGAACAGGCGAAGCTGTCGGTAGCCTTCAGTGCGGCCAGCGTTATGTGTGACGGCACGCAGGCTCCGGAACTGAAAACAGTCAAGAAATTATATAAAAAAGTTGTCATTACGGAGGTAGCATAA